One genomic window of Micropterus dolomieu isolate WLL.071019.BEF.003 ecotype Adirondacks linkage group LG06, ASM2129224v1, whole genome shotgun sequence includes the following:
- the LOC123973139 gene encoding nucleolar protein 9 isoform X2, which yields MLAKADEGKPQRGGGGGGKKRRHPAEDGESGDRKRRGGEEDDKGQGDGGKTRLDALSVGYFRRVGERLSEGFEDNEEKEMFVENVLTEVKGKAALVAMDRTGSITLQRLLPLSSPDQVGEVLAELGGELGSEFKTVSCDRCGGHVVESAVRQMSRCIEKEPSATTEEEDEESCGVLEAQVLSLSQVVRDNSAEFIKHVHGSHVVRTLLHVLAGCLGPPRTESRPGAKERNIPPQLTDFEIPTSFWYELKSLTETLMDNINLSVTDAAASAVFQTMLTVCHRKRPKLCKQLLKRIMEYLTSRSAAPGVSPLLVFLKDQASSRLIETMIQLSNKSLLRDLYKNHLKGQLVDLALHPIANFPVQRLTAATAKYKLFLRLSDELIQGVEAILASGHMGVIIQLAESCAESEVKQEELMQCLLRAFHCAEPGSRHVSCLPLFMSLLTYEVYYHSDTAEGNIQTEVPLSSICYHGSRLVQALARFKERSLLLSSLRTLTPADLLTLASDPSGSHVLQALITTSSDKGRGKILKRLEFVFPLTTSSSHFALPSSAE from the exons ATGTTGGCAAAAGCAGACGAAGGGAAgccacagagaggaggaggaggaggaggaaagaagaggagacacCCTGCTGaagatggagaaagtggagacAGGAAGCGGAGGGGAGGTGAAGAAGACGACAAGGGCCAGGGAGACGGTGGCAAGACGCGCCTGGACGCCCTGAGTGTGGGTTATTTCCGCAGAGTTGGGGAAAGACTCAGTGAAGGCTTTGAAGATAATGAGGAGAAAG AGATGTTTGTGGAGAATGTTCTCACAGAAGTTAAAGGTAAAGCCGCCCTGGTGGCGATGGACCGGACAGGGAGCATCACTCTGCAGCGGCTGCTCCCACTGTCCAGTCCTGACCAGGTGGGGGAGGTCCTGGCTGAACTGGGTGGAGAATTGGGGTCAGAGTTTAAGACGGTGTCCTGTGATCGGTGCGGCGGCCATGTAGTGGAGAGCGCAGTCAGACAGATGTCCAGGTGTATAG AGAAGGAGCCGTCTGctaccacagaagaagaagacgaggaGAGTTGTGGAGTGTTGGAGGCGCAGGTGTTGTCTTTAAGTCAGGTAGTGAGAGACAACAGCGCAGAGTTCATCAAACATGTTCATGGCTCACACGTCGTCCGCACACTGCTACATGTGCTGGCAGGCTGCCTCGGACCCCCCCGCACTGAATCTCGTCCAg gtgCAAAAGAACGCAACATTCCTCCTCAGCTGACCGACTTTGAGATTCCCACGTCATTTTGGTACGAGCTGAAAAGCCTTACAGAGACATTGATGGACAACATTAATC TAAGTGTGACAGATGCGGCTGCCAGTGCAGTGTTCCAGACCATGTTAACTGTGTGTCACAGAAAAAGGCCCAAACTCTGCAAACAGCTCCTTAAACGCATCATGGAGTACCTGACAAGTCGCAGCGCCGCTCCAGGAGTTAG TCCGCTTCTGGTCTTTCTGAAGGACCAGGCCTCCAGTCGCCTCATTGAGACGATGATACAATTATCCAACAAGTCCCTTCTCCGTGACCTCTACAAGAACCACCTCAAGGGTCAGCTAGTTGACTTGGCCCTCCATCCTATTGCGAACTTCCCTGTGCAGAGGCTAACTGCAGCCACAGCCAAATACAAACTG TTCCTGAGGTTGTCTGATGAGCTGATTCAAGGTGTGGAGGCCATCCTGGCCTCCGGTCACATGGGTGTGATCATCCAACTGGCAGAAAGCTGTGCAGAAAGTGAAGTGAAACAGGAAGAATTGATGCAGTGTCTCCTCCGT GCGTTCCACTGTGCTGAGCCTGGCTCTCGACACGTCAgctgcctccctctcttcaTGTCCCTGCTCACCTATGAGGTGTATTACCACTCTGACACAGCAGAGGGCAACATACAGACGGAG GTCCCGTTGTCCTCCATCTGTTACCATGGTTCCCGACTGGTCCAGGCACTGGCCAGGTTCAAGGAGCGCTCACTCCTCCTCAGCAGCCTGCGCACTCTGACCCCGGCTGACCTCCTGACGCTAGCCTCTGACCCCTCAGGCAGCCACGTCCTCCAGGCCCTCATCACCACATCCAGCGACAAGGGAAGAGGCAAGATCCTCAAGAGACTGGAG TTCGTATTCCCGCTAACAACCTCCTCCTCCCATTTCGCCCTCCCTTCCAGTGCCGAGTGA
- the LOC123973139 gene encoding nucleolar protein 9 isoform X1 — MLAKADEGKPQRGGGGGGKKRRHPAEDGESGDRKRRGGEEDDKGQGDGGKTRLDALSVGYFRRVGERLSEGFEDNEEKEMFVENVLTEVKGKAALVAMDRTGSITLQRLLPLSSPDQVGEVLAELGGELGSEFKTVSCDRCGGHVVESAVRQMSRCIEKEPSATTEEEDEESCGVLEAQVLSLSQVVRDNSAEFIKHVHGSHVVRTLLHVLAGCLGPPRTESRPGAKERNIPPQLTDFEIPTSFWYELKSLTETLMDNINLSVTDAAASAVFQTMLTVCHRKRPKLCKQLLKRIMEYLTSRSAAPGVSPLLVFLKDQASSRLIETMIQLSNKSLLRDLYKNHLKGQLVDLALHPIANFPVQRLTAATAKYKLFLRLSDELIQGVEAILASGHMGVIIQLAESCAESEVKQEELMQCLLRAFHCAEPGSRHVSCLPLFMSLLTYEVYYHSDTAEGNIQTEVPLSSICYHGSRLVQALARFKERSLLLSSLRTLTPADLLTLASDPSGSHVLQALITTSSDKGRGKILKRLEGQYVQMACSRLGSRVLEAVWNSASVSQRQSIAQELVPSESQLRSDQFARHVWAKFALSHFIHRKPHWQEIQTGESKKRKLFSDILE; from the exons ATGTTGGCAAAAGCAGACGAAGGGAAgccacagagaggaggaggaggaggaggaaagaagaggagacacCCTGCTGaagatggagaaagtggagacAGGAAGCGGAGGGGAGGTGAAGAAGACGACAAGGGCCAGGGAGACGGTGGCAAGACGCGCCTGGACGCCCTGAGTGTGGGTTATTTCCGCAGAGTTGGGGAAAGACTCAGTGAAGGCTTTGAAGATAATGAGGAGAAAG AGATGTTTGTGGAGAATGTTCTCACAGAAGTTAAAGGTAAAGCCGCCCTGGTGGCGATGGACCGGACAGGGAGCATCACTCTGCAGCGGCTGCTCCCACTGTCCAGTCCTGACCAGGTGGGGGAGGTCCTGGCTGAACTGGGTGGAGAATTGGGGTCAGAGTTTAAGACGGTGTCCTGTGATCGGTGCGGCGGCCATGTAGTGGAGAGCGCAGTCAGACAGATGTCCAGGTGTATAG AGAAGGAGCCGTCTGctaccacagaagaagaagacgaggaGAGTTGTGGAGTGTTGGAGGCGCAGGTGTTGTCTTTAAGTCAGGTAGTGAGAGACAACAGCGCAGAGTTCATCAAACATGTTCATGGCTCACACGTCGTCCGCACACTGCTACATGTGCTGGCAGGCTGCCTCGGACCCCCCCGCACTGAATCTCGTCCAg gtgCAAAAGAACGCAACATTCCTCCTCAGCTGACCGACTTTGAGATTCCCACGTCATTTTGGTACGAGCTGAAAAGCCTTACAGAGACATTGATGGACAACATTAATC TAAGTGTGACAGATGCGGCTGCCAGTGCAGTGTTCCAGACCATGTTAACTGTGTGTCACAGAAAAAGGCCCAAACTCTGCAAACAGCTCCTTAAACGCATCATGGAGTACCTGACAAGTCGCAGCGCCGCTCCAGGAGTTAG TCCGCTTCTGGTCTTTCTGAAGGACCAGGCCTCCAGTCGCCTCATTGAGACGATGATACAATTATCCAACAAGTCCCTTCTCCGTGACCTCTACAAGAACCACCTCAAGGGTCAGCTAGTTGACTTGGCCCTCCATCCTATTGCGAACTTCCCTGTGCAGAGGCTAACTGCAGCCACAGCCAAATACAAACTG TTCCTGAGGTTGTCTGATGAGCTGATTCAAGGTGTGGAGGCCATCCTGGCCTCCGGTCACATGGGTGTGATCATCCAACTGGCAGAAAGCTGTGCAGAAAGTGAAGTGAAACAGGAAGAATTGATGCAGTGTCTCCTCCGT GCGTTCCACTGTGCTGAGCCTGGCTCTCGACACGTCAgctgcctccctctcttcaTGTCCCTGCTCACCTATGAGGTGTATTACCACTCTGACACAGCAGAGGGCAACATACAGACGGAG GTCCCGTTGTCCTCCATCTGTTACCATGGTTCCCGACTGGTCCAGGCACTGGCCAGGTTCAAGGAGCGCTCACTCCTCCTCAGCAGCCTGCGCACTCTGACCCCGGCTGACCTCCTGACGCTAGCCTCTGACCCCTCAGGCAGCCACGTCCTCCAGGCCCTCATCACCACATCCAGCGACAAGGGAAGAGGCAAGATCCTCAAGAGACTGGAG GGCCAGTATGTTCAAATGGCCTGCTCCAGGTTGGGTAGTCGGGTGCTGGAAGCTGTATGGAACAGTGCTTCAGTCAGTCAGAGGCAAAGCATCGCACAGGAACTAG TGCCGAGTGAAAGCCAGCTGAGGTCAGATCAGTTTGCTCGCCATGTGTGGGCCAAATTTGCCCTCTCACACTTCATTCACAGAAAACCCCACTGGCAGGAAATACAGACCGGCGAGTCCAAGAAGCGGAAGCTCTTCAGTGACATtcttgagtaa